The Thermotoga sp. Ku-13t genomic sequence ACAAGCGGTGACGATTGCGGCGGTTCTCGAATTCTTAGGCGCTGTGATGTTCGGGTCACATGTGGCGACAACGATAACGAAAGGTATCGTGAAGGTTGAATTCATGAATGATCCAAAAGTGGTTCTCGCGGGTGCGCTGGCCGCTCTACTGGGTTCGTCAGTGTGGGTTTTGCTGGCGACCGTCTGGGGCATGCCCGTATCGACTACGCACTCGATTGTTGGAGGTATGGCAGGCTTTGGAATAGCGAGCGCGGGTTTTCATGCGATCAAGTGGGAGAAAATGATCAGCATCGTCATCAGCTGGGTTCTGTCACCCATCGCTGGCTGGTTGCTGGCCTACGCACTTTTTAAGATCATTTCTTACACGATCCTCAGGAGGGTCCATCCCGCAAGTGCCATGAAAAAAGCGATACCAGTTATAGTTTTTGCTACGTTTTTCATAGTGTGTTTGCTGTTCGGTCTCAAAACTCTGAAAGTATCATTCGATAGGAGCTTAACTTGGTCTGTAATCATAGCAATTATTGCAAGCACATTCGGAGTGATTCTTTTGCACAGGCTCAAGCCGAATTCAGATGAATATGAATACGTCGAATCAGTGTTCAAAAGGTTGCAGATCATGACGAGCTGTTACGTGAGCTTTTCGCACGGTGCCAATGATGTGGCTAACGCGGTTGGCCCACTCGCTCTGGTTTACTGGATCATATCTCATGGAAATGTGGCCCAGGAAGTTCACATACCAATCTGGTTACTCGCACTCGGTGGGCTTGGTATCTCCGTAGGGGCACTCTCACTCGGCCAACAGGTTATGAAAACAGTTGGAGAGGAAATCACCCAACTGAACAATTCTCGAGGATTTTGTATCGATTTCAGTGCCGCTTCGACCGTGTTGCTTGCTTCTGTGCTCGGCATGCCTGTTTCCACCACCCACGTTGTGGTAGGTTCTGTGGTCGGAGTCGGCATGGCACGCGGTCTAGAACTCGTCAACGTTGGAGTTTTGAAGAACATCCTGATTTCGTGGTTTGCCACTGTTCCGGTGAGTGCCCTCGCTTCGGCTGGATTTTACCTTCTCATCGTCCGTTTCATTTGAAATATCTCTTCACTGTTAGTGCTTGGATTAAACCAGCCGAGCCGAGTATTATCAGTAAAGCTCTCGATAGGTTGAACTTCAATTGTAGCTTCGATAGATCATTCAGCAAGGTCAAAGTGCCAACGATGAAGAACAGAACGCCTCCCACCATGGCGTGTGCATATATCCTTTGAGGATCGTTTTTCGATTCCAGCAAACCGAACAGGTAGACGAGCGAGAAGATGAGCACACAAAGGGCGAGCATAATCTCGCTCTTGAGCATGTAAAAGGACAGCAAAACCGCCACCAAATATTCGATGAAGAGTAACAGTCTCACAGCAGCACACCTCCTATTATTTTCACAGCCAGGGCCATGAGATAAGCGACAAAGAAACTGTAAACCACTGCAATGATGGCGTACTTCGTGCCGATTTCCGACCTGATCGTTGCAAGCGTTGCGAGGCACGGAACATACGCCATAACGAACACGATGAAACTGTAAGCTGTCAGAGGGTCGAACAGGTGTGACATTCGTTCTGCCAGCGTTCCCGGCTCTGCAGCCAAGATCATCCCGAATGTTGAGACTATGATCTCTTTCGCTGCCACACCGAAGAGCAGGGCAGTTGAAACACGCCAGTCGAACTTCAGTGGTTTCAGGATGTACGAAATTGCTTTACCTATTTCCGCCGCGAACGAGTTCGTCACATCGTGAGGGTTCGGAAAATACATTGCAGCCCATAGAACGATCGACGCCACAAATATGATGGTACCTGCTTTGACAAGGAAGTGTTTGCCTCTCAACCACGTGTAGAGAACCAAATTTTTTAGTGTGGGTAATCTGTACCTCGGAAGTTCTAGGATGAAAAAGCCACGCTGGTGTTTGAACACAATCTTATTGAGTACGAGTGAACTCACCATCGCCATGAATATGCTCAAAAGATAGATTGAAAAAACGACCGAGCCCTGGTTTCGGGGAAAGAAGATGGAAGCTATCAAGAGGTACACGGGTAATCTGGCGCTGCAAGATATGAACGGTACTGAGAGAACTGTCACGATCCTTTCCCTCGTATCGAATATACCCCTCGTGGAAAGTACAGCAGGCACGGAGCAACCGAAACCAAGAAGAAAGGACATGAAGGATCTCCCCGAGAGTTTTAGAGTGTACATGATTCTGTCCATAACGAAAGCCGCACGCGGCAAATATCCTGAATCCTCCATTATACCGAGGAGGAAAAACAGTGCGAAGATGTTTGGAACGAAAGTTAGAACGGAACCAACACCAGCTATGATTCCATCTGCCAGCATGGACGAAACGATGTTTTCACCGAGACGCGTTTTGATTGTTTCAGCGAGATGGCCGAAGAGGGCATCGAGCAGATCACTCAGAGGTTGAACAGTTTCGAAAGCGAAGTTAAATGCCAAATACATGATGGCCAGGAAGACAGGTATTCCGATGAACTTGTGAGTCATCACGTGGTCTATCGCTTCGCTCAAGGAAAATCGTTTCGACATGGCGGCAACGGATTCTTTAATGATGAGACGTATGTG encodes the following:
- the feoB gene encoding ferrous iron transport protein B, yielding MTIRVALCGNPNVGKTSLFNVLTGMRQYVANWPGVTVEVKEGVRNWKGHQLIVTDLPGTYNLLPVSVDERIARNFLLYNTPDVVAVVADALSLEQGLYLLLEVIELEAKAILVVNAIDEARKSGINIDKQELSKHLKVPVVLTSAVTGEGIHELLDVIVETASTEPKKILFSFSAETEAAIQQLKNIIETQLGESASRWFAIKYLEGDSETAERLPKLTIPPGSLKTQISKERYEHIRLIIKESVAAMSKRFSLSEAIDHVMTHKFIGIPVFLAIMYLAFNFAFETVQPLSDLLDALFGHLAETIKTRLGENIVSSMLADGIIAGVGSVLTFVPNIFALFFLLGIMEDSGYLPRAAFVMDRIMYTLKLSGRSFMSFLLGFGCSVPAVLSTRGIFDTRERIVTVLSVPFISCSARLPVYLLIASIFFPRNQGSVVFSIYLLSIFMAMVSSLVLNKIVFKHQRGFFILELPRYRLPTLKNLVLYTWLRGKHFLVKAGTIIFVASIVLWAAMYFPNPHDVTNSFAAEIGKAISYILKPLKFDWRVSTALLFGVAAKEIIVSTFGMILAAEPGTLAERMSHLFDPLTAYSFIVFVMAYVPCLATLATIRSEIGTKYAIIAVVYSFFVAYLMALAVKIIGGVLL
- a CDS encoding inorganic phosphate transporter; translated protein: MVFIAFVIGFIMAFSIGANDVANSMSTAVGARAIAVRQAVTIAAVLEFLGAVMFGSHVATTITKGIVKVEFMNDPKVVLAGALAALLGSSVWVLLATVWGMPVSTTHSIVGGMAGFGIASAGFHAIKWEKMISIVISWVLSPIAGWLLAYALFKIISYTILRRVHPASAMKKAIPVIVFATFFIVCLLFGLKTLKVSFDRSLTWSVIIAIIASTFGVILLHRLKPNSDEYEYVESVFKRLQIMTSCYVSFSHGANDVANAVGPLALVYWIISHGNVAQEVHIPIWLLALGGLGISVGALSLGQQVMKTVGEEITQLNNSRGFCIDFSAASTVLLASVLGMPVSTTHVVVGSVVGVGMARGLELVNVGVLKNILISWFATVPVSALASAGFYLLIVRFI